The nucleotide sequence GTAAATCTCTACCTGCCGATCCTGCCGATTGATCAGCCATCCCAGGCGCAACCCACAGGCAACATACTCCTGCATTTTCTCCTGCAACGGAGCCAGCCGATCGCTGCGAGAGCGCAACTCAATCACAAAATCAGGACAAATCGGCGGAAATCCTTCCCGCTCCTCCTGGCTCAAATTCTGCCAGCGGTTTAACTGAACCCACGCTACATCCGGCGAGCGATCGCCCCCACCCGGTAAACTGAACACGGTCTGCGAGCTAAACACCACCCCCAGCCCGGTTTGCTCGTTCCAGATTCCAACTTTTGTAATCAAATTGGCTTCCTGATTTCCACCCTCGCCCCCAATCGGGGTCATGATAATCAGTCCTCCATTCGGCGATCGCTCCATCGGCACATCCGGGTTCGCCAGACACAACTGGTAAAATTGTTCCCGCGTCAAAGTCGTAATCGGCTCTAAATTTAATCTGGCTAGCATCCTGTAACCCTACTCACAGCCGTTTTCCCTGGCATAAGCCACCCATTCCCTCACTACTCAGGTCCACGCTTTTGAAAATGAATGGCACTGAATAAAGCCAGATGTGATTACTCAGATCTCTAACTTCTTCGAGAAGTTGGAGATCTTTTAACTCCTTATGTCAGCGCCACCATTCATCTGAAAATCGCTGCTATTCCCTGGCATGACTGCCCCCTGCCCTCTGCCCCCCAAACTCCCACCCCCAAACTCTGGCTCCTGTTTCCTGGCTCCCACCGCACAGGCATCCCCAGCAGGCGGTTGAACCTGTACCGCAACCTGCCGGTATCCAGCGGTGTTCAAAAGCTGAGTCACCACTAGTTGAGCGCGATCGCTCGCCTTAGTCAACAACCCATCCTGACAGGCCGCATCTATGACTTTTGTGAGGGCTTCCTGTTGTGCCAGTTTTTGCAATTCAGGGGCAACATCCGGTCCCAGACCCAGCATCCCCCGGCTGTAGTCATACACACTGGAACGATTGACATCAATTTTGCTGTCCAGAATCCGGGGCGGTGGTAGCTGGATCTGAATCGCTTCTCCAGAAACCCGGACGTTTTCTGGGGTCACCTGGCTCAGGTCAACCCCTGCCTTGACTTCTCCGTAGGCAATATAGAGCAGTCTGGTGGTGCCAAACACAAACCCACCAAAGGTATTGTCCTGACTGGTGGGCACCACTGCCTGCATTGTGAAGGCAGCTGTCGTCAGTTCACTGGCATCCCGCATCTGCTGAATCACCACCGACTGCACATTCACTTTGGGCTGGGGAGGGGGAGCGTTCAGAAGGTTGCTGAGGGCATTCAGGAAGCGATCGCCCACCTGCCAGGCTTCAAAGGAAACCAGCAGCCCTGCTGTGACCACTCCCCCTAGCAGCATCAACCCCAGGCCTTTGAACAGGTAGTCAACCCGGTTATCGCCGTTGTACCCATCGTCTTCGTATGTCATACGGCCACCCCAGTGTTTGCCTTAAAAACCACTTGCCCTAAAAACCATCTATCCCAAAAACCGACTGTCCTAAAAACCGCCCGCCCTGGAACTGTTCTCACTCAATTACAGCCATTATCAACTACAGCCATTATCAACAGCAATTTCCAGATCAGGTAGACCACAATTGCCAGTGGATGAATGAACACACCCAATACCCA is from Leptothermofonsia sichuanensis E412 and encodes:
- a CDS encoding DUF4230 domain-containing protein, with protein sequence MTYEDDGYNGDNRVDYLFKGLGLMLLGGVVTAGLLVSFEAWQVGDRFLNALSNLLNAPPPQPKVNVQSVVIQQMRDASELTTAAFTMQAVVPTSQDNTFGGFVFGTTRLLYIAYGEVKAGVDLSQVTPENVRVSGEAIQIQLPPPRILDSKIDVNRSSVYDYSRGMLGLGPDVAPELQKLAQQEALTKVIDAACQDGLLTKASDRAQLVVTQLLNTAGYRQVAVQVQPPAGDACAVGARKQEPEFGGGSLGGRGQGAVMPGNSSDFQMNGGADIRS
- a CDS encoding Uma2 family endonuclease, yielding MLARLNLEPITTLTREQFYQLCLANPDVPMERSPNGGLIIMTPIGGEGGNQEANLITKVGIWNEQTGLGVVFSSQTVFSLPGGGDRSPDVAWVQLNRWQNLSQEEREGFPPICPDFVIELRSRSDRLAPLQEKMQEYVACGLRLGWLINRQDRQVEIYRVGQAVEAVAMPVTLSGEAVLPGFRLEVR